In a single window of the Hydrogenobaculum sp. 3684 genome:
- the tuf gene encoding elongation factor Tu codes for MAKEKFVREKEHINVGTIGHVDHGKSTLTSAITCVLAAGVLPGGKAKCYRYEEIDKAPEEKERGITINITHVEYETPKRHYAHVDCPGHADYIKNMITGAAQMDGAILVVSAADGPMPQTREHVLLARQVNVPYIVVFMNKCDMVDDPELLDLVELEVRDLLNKYEFPGDDVPIIRGSALGALEELDKGKPDKWCNAIVDLMKALDEYIPSPQREIDKPFLMPIEDVFTISGRGTVVTGRVERGVLKPGEEVEIVGLKEESLKTTATSIEMFRKILDEALPGDNVGVLLRGVGKDQVERGQVLAKPGSITPHKRFKAQVYVLSKEEGGRHTPFFLNYRPQFYIRTADVTGTVVKLPEGQEMVMPGDNVELEVELIHPVAMEEGLRFAIREGGRTVGAGVVTKIIE; via the coding sequence ATGGCAAAGGAAAAGTTTGTTAGAGAGAAAGAGCACATTAACGTAGGTACCATAGGTCACGTTGACCATGGTAAATCTACCTTAACATCTGCTATAACCTGTGTGTTAGCTGCTGGTGTATTACCAGGTGGTAAGGCAAAATGCTACCGTTATGAAGAAATAGACAAAGCACCTGAAGAGAAAGAAAGAGGTATTACCATCAACATAACTCACGTTGAATACGAAACACCAAAAAGGCACTACGCTCACGTTGACTGTCCTGGACACGCAGACTACATAAAGAACATGATTACAGGTGCCGCTCAAATGGATGGTGCAATACTTGTTGTATCAGCAGCAGATGGTCCAATGCCCCAAACCAGAGAACACGTTTTGTTAGCAAGACAAGTTAACGTTCCTTACATAGTGGTATTTATGAACAAATGTGACATGGTAGATGACCCAGAGCTATTAGATCTAGTAGAGTTAGAAGTAAGAGACCTACTAAACAAGTACGAATTTCCAGGTGATGATGTGCCAATTATAAGAGGTTCTGCTTTAGGAGCCCTTGAAGAACTAGACAAAGGCAAACCAGACAAATGGTGCAATGCAATAGTAGATCTCATGAAAGCCCTAGATGAATACATACCATCTCCTCAAAGAGAAATCGATAAACCATTCCTAATGCCAATAGAAGACGTCTTTACCATCTCTGGTAGAGGTACCGTTGTAACAGGTAGAGTGGAAAGAGGTGTACTAAAACCAGGTGAAGAAGTAGAAATAGTAGGTCTAAAAGAAGAATCCCTAAAAACCACAGCCACATCTATAGAAATGTTTAGAAAAATCCTCGATGAAGCATTGCCAGGTGACAACGTAGGTGTGCTGTTAAGAGGTGTAGGCAAAGACCAAGTAGAAAGAGGTCAAGTATTAGCAAAACCAGGTTCTATAACCCCACACAAAAGATTTAAAGCTCAAGTATACGTACTCTCTAAAGAAGAAGGTGGTAGACACACTCCATTCTTCCTAAACTACAGACCACAATTCTACATAAGAACCGCTGACGTAACAGGTACAGTGGTAAAACTTCCAGAAGGTCAAGAAATGGTAATGCCCGGTGATAACGTAGAGCTTGAAGTAGAGCTAATACATCCAGTGGCTATGGAAGAAGGTCTTAGATTTGCCATAAGAGAAGGTGGTAGAACAGTAGGTGCTGGTGTTGTCACCAAGATTATAGAGTGA
- the rpsJ gene encoding 30S ribosomal protein S10, protein MEQDKIRIKLKSYDYKLLDQSVKQIVETVKRTGSSVKGPIPLPTSRRRWVVLRSPHKFDQSREHFEIREFKRMLDIVKITPQTIESLMEISLPAGVDIEVKMRG, encoded by the coding sequence ATGGAGCAGGATAAAATACGTATAAAGCTTAAATCTTACGATTATAAACTTTTGGATCAATCTGTTAAGCAAATAGTGGAAACAGTTAAACGAACGGGAAGCTCCGTAAAGGGGCCGATCCCTTTGCCTACTTCTAGAAGGCGCTGGGTTGTTTTGCGCTCACCTCATAAGTTTGATCAATCTAGAGAACATTTTGAAATTAGAGAGTTCAAAAGAATGTTAGATATAGTAAAGATTACACCACAAACTATAGAATCTCTTATGGAGATAAGCCTTCCAGCTGGTGTTGATATTGAAGTTAAGATGAGAGGTTGA
- the rplC gene encoding 50S ribosomal protein L3, with the protein MIGLIGKKLGMMRVFLNDGTAIPVTAIKVEPNYVIYIKSSETDGYNAIQVGSIPLKQSRFKKPMVGHFKKANLTPLKYLKEFRVDDVSSFALGQELGVDIFSPGELVDIVGRSKGRGFTGTMKRWDFGGFPKSHGHRYHRAVGSVGNRTDPGRVWKSKRMAGRHGNETIRVQALLVVDVLKDKGIILVKGSVPGHKDGIVYIEKSHIAFRKKAQRKQERLSFIPSNLLRQEV; encoded by the coding sequence ATGATAGGTCTTATAGGTAAGAAGCTTGGAATGATGAGAGTTTTTTTAAATGATGGCACAGCTATTCCAGTAACTGCTATTAAAGTAGAACCTAACTATGTAATTTATATTAAAAGCTCTGAAACAGACGGTTATAATGCCATACAGGTAGGTAGCATTCCTTTAAAGCAAAGTAGATTTAAAAAGCCAATGGTTGGTCATTTTAAGAAAGCCAATTTGACACCATTAAAATATTTAAAAGAATTTAGAGTAGATGATGTTTCTAGTTTCGCGTTAGGTCAGGAACTAGGTGTTGATATATTTTCACCTGGTGAGTTGGTGGATATAGTTGGAAGGTCAAAAGGTAGAGGTTTTACAGGTACCATGAAAAGATGGGATTTTGGTGGTTTTCCAAAATCTCACGGTCATAGGTATCATAGGGCTGTAGGTTCTGTAGGAAATCGTACTGATCCTGGTAGAGTTTGGAAGAGCAAAAGAATGGCAGGAAGACACGGTAATGAAACTATAAGGGTTCAAGCTCTTTTAGTTGTGGATGTTTTGAAGGACAAAGGAATTATTCTTGTAAAGGGCTCTGTGCCTGGTCATAAAGATGGAATTGTATATATAGAAAAGAGTCATATTGCCTTTAGAAAGAAAGCTCAAAGGAAGCAGGAGCGTTTGTCTTTTATACCATCAAATCTTTTAAGGCAGGAAGTGTGA
- the rplD gene encoding 50S ribosomal protein L4, translating into MLVNGVELRDDVFNVEPKKHILWDVVRWQLAKRRQGTHSTKTRAEVNCSKKKILPQKGTGNARHGARSANIFVGGGVVHGPKPRDYEYKLSKKYRKIALAMALSTKAKNNSVYVLESLLSSLEKPKTKVAFELLKERGLSDKKVLVVTEDQNDIVSKSFKNIPNTKVLPVVGLNVYDILWADALLIEQGALEKIYERVSL; encoded by the coding sequence ATGTTGGTGAATGGTGTAGAATTAAGAGATGATGTTTTTAATGTAGAACCTAAAAAGCATATTTTGTGGGATGTGGTTAGATGGCAGCTTGCTAAAAGAAGACAAGGTACTCATTCCACAAAGACTAGAGCTGAAGTAAATTGTAGTAAGAAAAAGATATTACCTCAAAAAGGTACTGGTAACGCTAGACACGGTGCCAGGTCTGCAAATATCTTTGTTGGTGGCGGTGTTGTACATGGCCCTAAGCCTAGAGATTATGAGTATAAGCTATCTAAGAAGTACAGAAAAATAGCTCTTGCTATGGCTCTTAGCACAAAAGCTAAGAACAACTCTGTTTATGTATTAGAATCTTTGTTATCTTCTTTAGAAAAGCCCAAAACTAAGGTGGCTTTTGAGCTTTTAAAAGAAAGAGGTCTATCTGATAAGAAAGTTTTGGTGGTGACAGAAGATCAAAACGATATTGTTTCTAAAAGCTTTAAAAATATACCAAATACAAAAGTATTACCCGTTGTAGGTCTTAACGTTTACGATATTCTTTGGGCTGATGCTTTGTTGATAGAGCAAGGAGCCTTGGAAAAAATTTATGAGAGGGTAAGTTTATGA
- the rplW gene encoding 50S ribosomal protein L23, giving the protein MRAPEEVIIRPIITEKTNRLMEDLNKYVFEVHKDANKHEIKHAVEKLFGVKVKAVNTLYARPRVKRTITRRGRVYGATRGYKKAIITLDKNSKIDFMSL; this is encoded by the coding sequence ATGAGAGCACCTGAAGAAGTTATTATACGTCCTATAATCACTGAGAAGACAAATAGATTGATGGAAGATTTAAATAAGTATGTATTTGAAGTTCACAAAGACGCCAACAAACATGAAATAAAGCATGCTGTGGAAAAGCTGTTTGGAGTAAAAGTGAAAGCTGTTAACACTCTTTATGCAAGACCAAGGGTAAAAAGGACAATAACAAGAAGAGGCAGAGTTTACGGTGCCACAAGAGGTTATAAGAAGGCCATCATTACCCTTGATAAGAATTCGAAAATAGATTTTATGAGCTTGTGA
- the rplB gene encoding 50S ribosomal protein L2, whose translation MGVRKLKPVTNGQRHAILYDYSELTRREPEKSLTYYYKRALGRSRQQGKITSRWKGAGNKIRYRLIDFKRDKSLIPAKVYSIEYDPFRSARIALLHYKDGEKRYIVWPDKLNVGDTVVSISYEDAIKGKELPDIKPGNAMPLRFIPVGTFIHNIELNPGRGAKLVRAAGLSAQVIGKIEGYAQVRLPSGEVRLINDKCMATIGVVGLAEHELVKLGKAGRARWLGMRPNVRGTAMNPVDHPHGGGEGKTKGKHPESPWGWKTKGYKTKRGKRYSDRFIISKRNAGGKV comes from the coding sequence ATGGGTGTAAGAAAGTTAAAACCTGTAACAAACGGACAAAGACATGCTATACTTTACGATTATTCTGAGCTTACTAGAAGAGAACCGGAAAAAAGCCTTACTTATTATTATAAAAGGGCTTTAGGTAGAAGCAGGCAACAAGGTAAAATTACTTCCAGATGGAAAGGCGCTGGTAACAAGATAAGGTATCGTTTGATAGATTTTAAAAGAGATAAAAGTCTTATACCGGCAAAAGTTTATTCTATAGAGTATGACCCGTTTAGAAGCGCTCGTATAGCTTTGCTTCATTATAAAGACGGTGAAAAAAGGTACATCGTATGGCCTGATAAACTTAACGTGGGCGATACAGTGGTTTCTATAAGTTATGAAGATGCTATTAAAGGCAAGGAGCTTCCTGATATAAAGCCCGGCAACGCTATGCCTTTGCGATTTATTCCTGTGGGTACTTTTATTCACAATATAGAGTTAAATCCTGGTAGAGGTGCAAAGCTTGTAAGAGCCGCTGGTTTATCAGCCCAAGTGATAGGTAAGATAGAAGGATATGCTCAAGTACGCTTACCTTCTGGTGAGGTAAGGCTTATAAATGATAAATGCATGGCTACTATAGGTGTTGTGGGTTTGGCTGAGCACGAGCTTGTTAAACTTGGAAAAGCCGGTAGAGCTAGATGGTTAGGTATGAGGCCAAATGTTCGTGGTACAGCTATGAACCCAGTAGATCACCCACATGGTGGTGGTGAAGGTAAAACAAAAGGTAAGCATCCAGAATCACCTTGGGGTTGGAAAACTAAAGGCTATAAGACCAAGAGAGGAAAGAGATATTCTGATAGGTTCATAATATCCAAAAGGAACGCTGGAGGTAAGGTATAA
- the rpsS gene encoding 30S ribosomal protein S19 — protein sequence MWDEFRAFVNKKAWVDPKLWATIRKMNQTGDRKVVKTYSRDSQVISEFVNHTIAVHNGKTFVPIYITPEMVGHKLGEFAPTRTFRSHPDKSAKVVKKK from the coding sequence ATTTGGGATGAATTTAGAGCTTTTGTAAACAAAAAAGCTTGGGTAGATCCAAAACTATGGGCGACGATTAGAAAGATGAATCAAACTGGTGATAGAAAAGTGGTGAAGACATATTCTAGGGATAGTCAAGTGATATCTGAGTTTGTTAACCATACTATAGCTGTTCATAACGGTAAGACTTTTGTGCCCATATATATAACCCCTGAAATGGTGGGTCATAAGCTAGGGGAATTTGCTCCTACCAGGACTTTTAGATCTCACCCAGATAAATCTGCTAAAGTGGTAAAGAAGAAGTGA